A genomic segment from Bradyrhizobium sp. CB1015 encodes:
- a CDS encoding carbohydrate ABC transporter permease: protein MSTLAIDKAGPSRKVKYGSMSRDRAWALRWSYFFLVLFAIFFLTPPIYMLITSLKSSAEISAATNPWWVFHPTLSNYVELLTSNQFLRFFWNSSIVSLAVVLVTMLISVPAAFALARMKFWGSTTLATGVFLTYLIPDSLLFIPLFKMLALVQDYTGITLLNRWYVLLFIYPTLTVPFCTWIMIGYFASIPKELDEAALIDGASWLQTLTRIFIPVALPGLIAATIFAFTVSWAQFLYPLVFTTSVDQLVLPVGITTTLIKGDVFNWGQIMTGALLGAAPPLIIYAFLMDYYIAGLTAGATKG, encoded by the coding sequence ATGAGCACGCTTGCAATCGACAAGGCCGGACCGTCGCGCAAGGTCAAGTATGGCAGCATGAGCCGGGATCGCGCCTGGGCGCTGCGCTGGTCCTATTTCTTCCTGGTGCTGTTCGCGATCTTCTTCCTGACGCCGCCGATCTACATGCTGATCACCTCGCTCAAGAGCAGCGCGGAGATATCGGCGGCGACCAATCCCTGGTGGGTGTTTCACCCTACGTTGTCGAACTATGTCGAGCTCCTGACCTCCAATCAGTTCCTGCGCTTCTTCTGGAACTCGTCGATCGTCTCGCTCGCGGTCGTCCTCGTGACCATGCTGATCAGCGTTCCCGCGGCATTCGCGCTGGCACGCATGAAGTTCTGGGGCTCGACGACGCTGGCGACGGGCGTCTTCCTCACCTACCTCATCCCGGACAGCCTGTTGTTCATTCCGTTGTTCAAGATGCTGGCGTTGGTCCAGGACTACACCGGCATCACGCTGCTCAACAGATGGTACGTGCTGTTGTTCATCTATCCGACCCTGACGGTGCCGTTCTGCACCTGGATCATGATCGGCTATTTCGCCTCGATCCCGAAGGAGCTTGATGAAGCCGCGCTCATCGACGGCGCCTCCTGGCTGCAGACCCTGACACGCATCTTCATCCCGGTCGCGCTGCCCGGGCTGATCGCCGCGACCATCTTCGCCTTCACGGTGTCCTGGGCGCAGTTCCTCTATCCCCTGGTGTTCACGACGTCGGTCGACCAGCTCGTGCTGCCCGTGGGCATCACCACCACGCTGATCAAGGGCGACGTGTTCAACTGGGGGCAGATCATGACCGGCGCGCTGCTCGGCGCTGCGCCGCCGCTGATCATCTACGCATTCCTGATGGACTACTACATTGCCGGCCTGACCGCCGGCGCGACAAAGGGTTGA
- a CDS encoding response regulator → MADGLSVFLVEDEALIRMMIADMVEELGHHVVAEADNVRDASAFAMTAQYDLAILDINLMGVYVDPVADLIERRGKPFLFATGYGPELLPSLLRRRPILRKPIAMDQLKAMIDSMFPEPSATIPS, encoded by the coding sequence ATGGCGGACGGACTCTCCGTTTTCCTGGTCGAAGACGAGGCGTTGATCCGGATGATGATCGCCGACATGGTGGAGGAACTCGGCCACCACGTCGTTGCGGAAGCAGACAATGTGCGCGACGCCAGCGCCTTTGCGATGACCGCGCAGTACGATCTGGCCATCCTCGACATCAATCTGATGGGCGTCTATGTCGACCCTGTCGCCGACCTGATCGAGCGTCGCGGAAAACCGTTTCTGTTCGCCACAGGCTACGGTCCGGAACTGCTGCCGTCCTTGCTCCGGCGCAGGCCGATCCTGCGCAAGCCGATCGCGATGGATCAGCTCAAGGCGATGATCGATTCGATGTTTCCCGAGCCGTCAGCCACCATCCCGAGCTGA
- a CDS encoding ABC transporter substrate-binding protein: protein MSRKTLTRRQFVAATAMSSAALISAPYVRGAYAAGKLSIGFWDHWVPGANDASTAMVKAWGEKEKVEVSIDYITSNNNKIQLTVAAEAQAKSGHDILQMPTWWPHAYAESLEPVNDVMEPLIKQNGEVNGTVKYLGQAGGKWLAVPAIPGSQIKGPCSRIDLMKKHAGIDVQEMYPAGAPAKADNWTLETFLKAAEACHKGGVPFGIGLGETTDSVDTAGAIFQSFGAELVNAKGDVTVKTDAVRQALEYYKKLIAFLPPDAPSWDDASNNKWLISGRGAMILNPPSAWAVARRDAPQIAEQCWTHGMPSGPKGRFAPYLPYFWGLWSFSKNKEAAKSLLTYLSQPSSIEKFVAASGGYDLPAYANMTTLKTWAEEGPPKGTLYHYPNPNNHQTLSIAASPAPPKIAQQIYFQATLTKMALRYSQGEKMEATLAWAEGECEGFMRS, encoded by the coding sequence ATGTCACGCAAGACACTGACGCGACGTCAATTTGTGGCTGCCACTGCAATGTCCTCCGCGGCGCTGATCTCGGCGCCCTATGTCCGGGGCGCTTACGCCGCCGGCAAGCTCTCGATCGGCTTCTGGGACCATTGGGTGCCGGGTGCCAACGACGCCTCCACCGCCATGGTCAAAGCATGGGGCGAAAAGGAGAAGGTCGAAGTCTCGATCGACTACATCACCAGCAACAACAACAAGATCCAGCTCACGGTCGCAGCCGAGGCGCAGGCGAAATCCGGCCACGACATCCTGCAGATGCCGACCTGGTGGCCGCACGCCTACGCCGAAAGCCTCGAGCCGGTGAACGACGTCATGGAGCCGCTCATCAAGCAGAACGGCGAGGTCAACGGCACCGTCAAATATCTCGGCCAGGCCGGCGGCAAGTGGCTCGCCGTTCCCGCAATCCCCGGCAGCCAGATCAAGGGTCCCTGCTCCCGCATCGATCTGATGAAGAAGCATGCCGGCATCGACGTGCAGGAGATGTATCCGGCCGGCGCGCCCGCAAAGGCGGACAATTGGACATTGGAGACCTTCCTGAAGGCGGCCGAAGCCTGCCACAAGGGCGGCGTGCCGTTCGGGATCGGCCTCGGCGAAACCACCGACAGCGTCGACACGGCAGGCGCGATCTTCCAGTCGTTCGGTGCCGAGCTCGTCAATGCCAAGGGCGACGTCACGGTGAAGACCGATGCCGTTCGTCAGGCGCTCGAATATTACAAGAAGCTGATCGCCTTCCTGCCGCCGGACGCTCCGTCCTGGGACGATGCCTCGAACAACAAATGGCTGATCTCGGGCCGCGGCGCCATGATCCTGAATCCGCCGAGCGCCTGGGCGGTTGCCAGGCGCGACGCGCCGCAGATCGCCGAGCAGTGCTGGACGCACGGCATGCCGTCCGGGCCCAAGGGCCGCTTCGCACCTTATCTGCCGTACTTCTGGGGTCTCTGGAGCTTCAGCAAGAACAAGGAAGCGGCCAAGAGCCTCCTCACTTACCTGTCGCAGCCGTCCTCGATCGAAAAGTTCGTCGCGGCGAGCGGCGGCTACGATCTGCCCGCCTACGCCAACATGACGACGCTGAAGACCTGGGCGGAGGAAGGGCCGCCGAAGGGGACGCTGTATCACTATCCGAACCCCAACAACCATCAGACGCTGTCGATCGCGGCGTCTCCGGCGCCGCCCAAGATCGCACAGCAGATCTACTTCCAGGCGACGTTGACCAAGATGGCGCTGCGCTATTCGCAGGGCGAAAAGATGGAGGCCACGCTCGCCTGGGCCGAAGGCGAGTGCGAGGGCTTCATGCGGAGTTGA
- a CDS encoding DUF1993 family protein, whose translation MYEASVDLFMPYLRNLSALLDKGVAYAQGRKFDPAILLGMRLAPNMYDLAQQVGKACRHATVAPALLARCEPVALPALEHDMAGLQARIATSIEFIESLPRGEIDAAAERNVFFRLKNGTELPFTGRTLLLTFSVPQFFFHVTTAYDVLRHAGVELVKKDYLGRK comes from the coding sequence ATGTACGAGGCCTCCGTTGATCTCTTCATGCCCTATTTGCGCAACCTGTCGGCGCTGCTCGACAAGGGCGTCGCTTATGCGCAAGGCCGGAAATTCGACCCGGCGATTCTGCTCGGCATGCGCCTTGCGCCGAACATGTATGACCTCGCCCAGCAGGTCGGCAAGGCCTGTCGCCATGCCACGGTCGCGCCGGCCCTGCTGGCGCGGTGCGAGCCGGTGGCGCTGCCGGCGCTGGAGCACGACATGGCCGGGCTGCAGGCGCGCATCGCGACGTCCATCGAGTTCATCGAGAGCCTGCCGCGCGGGGAGATCGATGCGGCGGCAGAACGGAATGTCTTCTTCAGATTGAAGAACGGCACCGAGCTGCCCTTTACCGGGCGGACGCTGCTGCTGACGTTCAGCGTCCCGCAGTTCTTCTTTCACGTCACCACCGCCTACGACGTTTTGCGGCACGCCGGCGTCGAGCTGGTGAAGAAGGATTATCTGGGGAGGAAGTGA
- a CDS encoding transporter substrate-binding domain-containing protein has protein sequence MTVRVLAALAVALLMNLSAHAQQAAPSRLDEIMKRGSLRVGMTGDYKPFTYLDKTTQQFSGFDVDMAEALGKALGVKVEFVPTAWPKLMKDFEADQFDIAMGGVSVTLDRQKKGLFSTPIMREGKTPIARCADVGKYQTLPDIDKKGTRIIVNPGGTNERFARANIKEAEITVFPDNTVIFDEIAKGNADLMMTDASETRYQQKQHAGVLCAVHPEKPFDFSEKAYWIQRDMALKAFVDQWLHITMEDGTYRKIYAAWFD, from the coding sequence ATGACCGTTCGAGTTTTAGCGGCTTTGGCCGTGGCGCTGCTGATGAACCTTTCGGCCCACGCCCAGCAGGCGGCGCCCTCGCGCCTCGACGAGATCATGAAGCGCGGCAGCTTGCGCGTCGGCATGACCGGCGACTACAAGCCGTTCACTTATCTCGACAAGACCACGCAGCAGTTCTCTGGCTTCGACGTCGACATGGCGGAAGCGCTCGGCAAGGCGCTCGGGGTCAAGGTCGAATTCGTTCCGACGGCCTGGCCGAAGCTGATGAAGGATTTCGAAGCCGATCAGTTCGACATCGCCATGGGCGGCGTGTCGGTGACGCTCGATCGCCAGAAGAAAGGCCTTTTCTCCACACCGATCATGCGTGAGGGCAAGACGCCGATCGCGCGCTGCGCCGACGTCGGCAAGTACCAGACGCTGCCCGACATCGACAAGAAAGGCACCCGCATCATCGTCAATCCCGGCGGCACCAACGAGCGCTTCGCCCGCGCCAACATCAAGGAGGCCGAGATCACCGTCTTCCCCGACAACACCGTGATCTTCGACGAGATCGCCAAGGGCAATGCCGATCTGATGATGACGGACGCCTCCGAGACTCGCTACCAGCAGAAGCAGCACGCCGGCGTGCTCTGCGCGGTGCATCCGGAAAAGCCGTTCGATTTTTCGGAGAAGGCCTATTGGATCCAGCGCGACATGGCGCTGAAGGCCTTCGTCGACCAATGGCTGCACATAACGATGGAAGACGGCACCTACAGGAAGATCTACGCGGCCTGGTTCGACTAG
- a CDS encoding hydroxyacid dehydrogenase: MATNKKKIFVTQTLSQGARALLTERDDIELVEFPNLISAKDFEALLKSHAPVHGVALGATAFGETELEAARDMKVVTRIGVGYDAVDVPALSRRKVPLMVAGSANSPSVAEAALFMMLTLAKRAQELHSCVKEGTWADRLGMLPFDLYGKTVLIIGFGRIGSRTAKRCLAFEMKVQVYDPYKDAADIKAAGCEPVTDLDAALPHADFVTIHCPKTPQTVGLFDADRIGRMKPRSYLINTARGGIVKEAALYDALTSGKLAGAGIDVFEVEPPPVSNALFALPNVIMAPHVAGVTVEAVSRMSEQTARNILSVLDGDPIRQNVINQDVLG; the protein is encoded by the coding sequence ATGGCGACCAACAAGAAGAAGATTTTCGTTACACAAACTTTGTCGCAAGGGGCACGTGCCCTCCTCACCGAGCGGGACGATATCGAGCTCGTCGAGTTTCCGAACCTGATCTCGGCGAAGGATTTCGAGGCCTTGTTGAAGAGCCATGCGCCGGTCCATGGCGTGGCGCTGGGCGCCACCGCCTTCGGCGAGACCGAGCTCGAGGCTGCCCGCGACATGAAGGTGGTGACCCGCATCGGCGTCGGCTACGACGCCGTCGACGTGCCCGCCCTCTCCCGCCGCAAGGTGCCGCTGATGGTCGCCGGCAGCGCCAACTCGCCGTCGGTTGCGGAAGCGGCGCTGTTCATGATGCTGACGCTGGCCAAGCGCGCGCAGGAGCTGCATTCCTGCGTCAAGGAGGGCACCTGGGCCGACCGCCTCGGCATGCTGCCGTTCGACCTCTACGGCAAGACCGTGCTGATCATCGGCTTCGGCCGCATCGGCAGCCGCACCGCCAAGCGCTGCCTGGCGTTCGAGATGAAGGTGCAGGTCTACGATCCCTACAAGGACGCCGCCGACATCAAGGCGGCCGGATGCGAGCCGGTCACCGACCTCGACGCCGCGCTGCCTCACGCCGACTTCGTCACCATCCACTGCCCGAAGACGCCGCAGACCGTCGGCCTGTTCGATGCTGACAGGATCGGCCGCATGAAGCCGAGATCCTACCTCATCAACACCGCGCGCGGCGGCATCGTGAAGGAAGCGGCGCTCTATGACGCACTGACCTCCGGAAAGCTCGCCGGCGCCGGCATCGACGTGTTCGAGGTGGAGCCGCCGCCGGTCAGCAACGCGCTGTTCGCGCTGCCCAACGTCATCATGGCCCCGCATGTGGCCGGCGTCACGGTCGAGGCGGTGAGCCGCATGAGCGAGCAGACCGCGCGCAATATCCTGAGCGTGCTGGACGGCGACCCCATCCGCCAGAACGTCATCAACCAGGACGTGCTGGGCTGA
- a CDS encoding ABC transporter ATP-binding protein, whose amino-acid sequence MADVALRKVVKRYDDVEAVRGIDLDIADHEFIVLVGPSGCGKSTTLRMIAGLEDISDGDIMIGGDVVNDVPPKDRDIAMVFQNYALYPHMTVAENMSFGLRLKHYPKAEIKARVTEAARLLDITDLIDRKPKQLSGGQRQRVAMGRAIVRNPKVFLFDEPLSNLDAKLRVQMRIEIKKVHQKVRTTTVYVTHDQVEAMTLADRVVVMNKGRIEQIGTPNELYHKPATRFVAGFIGSPAMNFIPCRLEDVGGSLQLRLTDRIAFPLPPARAARYNAVSRTDKLLLGLRPEHLTESHAHLEPGVETFDTVLDVTEPMGMETLVYFGLDGTPVCGRVNPNAGAKDGAPMRLAMDLNNMHLLNEETGVVL is encoded by the coding sequence ATGGCTGACGTTGCTTTGCGGAAGGTTGTCAAGCGTTACGACGATGTCGAAGCCGTGCGCGGCATCGACCTCGACATCGCCGACCACGAGTTCATCGTGCTGGTCGGCCCCTCCGGCTGCGGCAAGTCGACCACGCTGCGCATGATCGCGGGCCTCGAGGACATCAGCGACGGCGACATCATGATCGGCGGCGACGTCGTCAATGACGTGCCGCCGAAGGACCGCGACATCGCCATGGTGTTCCAGAACTATGCGCTCTACCCGCACATGACGGTCGCCGAGAACATGTCGTTCGGGCTGCGCCTGAAGCACTATCCCAAGGCCGAGATCAAGGCGCGGGTAACGGAAGCCGCCCGCCTCCTCGACATCACCGACCTGATCGACCGCAAGCCGAAGCAGCTCTCCGGCGGCCAGCGTCAGCGCGTCGCCATGGGCCGCGCCATCGTGCGCAACCCCAAGGTATTTTTGTTCGACGAGCCGCTGTCCAATCTCGACGCCAAGCTCCGCGTGCAGATGCGAATCGAGATCAAGAAGGTGCACCAGAAGGTGCGCACCACCACGGTCTACGTCACCCACGACCAGGTCGAGGCGATGACGCTGGCCGACCGCGTGGTGGTGATGAACAAGGGCCGCATCGAGCAGATCGGCACGCCGAACGAACTCTATCACAAGCCGGCGACGCGCTTCGTGGCGGGCTTCATCGGCTCGCCCGCGATGAACTTCATCCCGTGCCGGCTCGAGGATGTCGGCGGCTCGCTCCAGCTCCGCCTCACCGACCGCATCGCCTTCCCGCTGCCGCCGGCCCGTGCCGCGCGCTACAACGCGGTATCGCGCACCGACAAGCTTCTGCTCGGCCTCCGGCCCGAGCATCTCACCGAGTCGCACGCGCATCTGGAGCCCGGCGTCGAGACCTTCGACACCGTGCTCGACGTCACCGAGCCGATGGGCATGGAGACGCTGGTCTATTTCGGGCTCGACGGCACGCCGGTCTGCGGCCGCGTCAATCCCAATGCCGGCGCCAAGGACGGGGCACCCATGCGCCTGGCGATGGACCTCAACAACATGCACCTGCTAAATGAGGAGACCGGCGTCGTGTTGTGA
- a CDS encoding Spy/CpxP family protein refolding chaperone: MIKPAPPARLHLRRCLALGSVLALLLGAAAVANAQGLVKGVQEGAAAGNKAAGPVGGVLGGAIGGVVGVFTGVLGVGNSGNQAPPPKEAGKEAGKDAAKDSKQQVGAKDKDKDAKSAKGKGAKATKEAKNAPQDNKGRDNKEVTVLTQPGAPQLTAEQIVANSDSYIERIKSELNLTPDQEKHWYGFSSAMHYLGHNGAERLNLRIARAKRDPPDDIIEQMRNEAQFLIDRAADQRNVADAAEPLFSSLDDKQKQVFIQEMVRLSHERALD; the protein is encoded by the coding sequence ATGATCAAACCGGCGCCACCAGCGCGGCTTCACCTGCGTCGATGCCTGGCGCTGGGGTCTGTGCTCGCGCTGTTGCTCGGGGCCGCCGCGGTGGCGAATGCTCAAGGTCTCGTCAAGGGCGTTCAGGAAGGCGCGGCCGCCGGAAACAAGGCGGCAGGTCCGGTCGGTGGCGTGCTCGGTGGCGCCATCGGTGGCGTGGTCGGCGTCTTCACCGGCGTGCTCGGCGTCGGCAACAGCGGCAATCAGGCGCCGCCGCCCAAGGAGGCCGGCAAGGAGGCCGGCAAGGACGCGGCGAAGGATTCCAAGCAGCAGGTCGGGGCCAAAGACAAGGACAAGGATGCCAAGAGCGCCAAGGGCAAGGGCGCCAAGGCGACCAAGGAGGCGAAGAACGCGCCGCAGGACAACAAGGGTAGGGACAATAAGGAAGTCACAGTTCTGACTCAGCCCGGCGCGCCGCAGCTGACCGCCGAGCAGATCGTCGCCAACAGCGATTCCTACATCGAGCGGATCAAGAGCGAGCTGAACCTCACGCCGGATCAGGAGAAGCACTGGTATGGCTTCTCGAGCGCGATGCACTACCTCGGGCATAATGGCGCAGAGCGGCTCAACCTGCGGATTGCACGCGCCAAGCGCGATCCGCCCGACGACATCATCGAGCAGATGCGCAACGAGGCCCAGTTCCTGATCGATCGCGCCGCCGATCAGCGCAACGTCGCCGATGCCGCCGAGCCGCTGTTTTCGAGCCTCGACGACAAGCAGAAGCAGGTGTTCATCCAGGAGATGGTGCGCCTCAGCCACGAGCGTGCCCTGGATTGA
- a CDS encoding DUF2147 domain-containing protein has translation MRKLLATAAFLLASTAAQAQYTFEYGGRTIRIDPDRGTVQIPGVYDNTGQSKQKKAKKNETAPQQATVDPQAPAAPAPAPAPAPAAPPAAVQAPAAAAVAPPPTPPPAPPPAAPPAATTAATTPAQTAVVPPPAPPPAPAPIEQQAAPAVAPPPAPTVAAAPPAPPPPPAAAPAPAPVQAAVAPPAPAAAPTRDLNSPVGVWLTEEKEGKVRIEQCGTNLCGYSVDSKSNQNGEQVLINMKPGKDQKWSGRILDPNSGSTYDSTIAMKGTDRLRVQGCAFGGMFCGGQTWTRAN, from the coding sequence ATGAGGAAGCTGTTGGCCACGGCCGCATTCCTTTTGGCGAGCACCGCCGCGCAGGCACAGTACACCTTCGAATATGGCGGGCGCACCATCCGCATCGATCCCGACCGCGGCACGGTGCAGATCCCCGGCGTCTACGACAACACTGGCCAGAGCAAGCAGAAGAAGGCCAAGAAGAACGAAACGGCGCCGCAGCAGGCCACGGTCGACCCGCAAGCACCGGCTGCTCCGGCTCCAGCTCCCGCTCCCGCTCCTGCTGCGCCGCCCGCAGCCGTGCAGGCGCCCGCGGCTGCCGCCGTCGCACCGCCTCCAACTCCGCCACCCGCACCGCCGCCGGCGGCTCCCCCGGCGGCCACGACCGCTGCCACCACGCCGGCCCAAACGGCCGTTGTGCCGCCGCCTGCGCCGCCTCCGGCTCCTGCTCCCATCGAGCAGCAGGCTGCGCCCGCCGTGGCGCCGCCGCCCGCCCCGACCGTGGCTGCCGCTCCGCCGGCGCCACCTCCGCCGCCCGCCGCGGCGCCTGCCCCCGCTCCCGTTCAGGCTGCCGTCGCGCCCCCTGCTCCGGCGGCTGCGCCCACGCGCGATCTCAATTCGCCGGTCGGCGTCTGGCTCACCGAGGAGAAGGAAGGCAAGGTCCGCATCGAGCAATGCGGCACCAACCTCTGCGGCTATTCGGTCGACAGCAAGTCGAACCAGAACGGCGAGCAGGTGCTGATCAACATGAAGCCCGGCAAGGACCAGAAATGGTCAGGCCGCATCCTCGATCCCAACTCGGGCTCGACCTACGATTCGACGATTGCCATGAAGGGCACCGACCGGCTGCGCGTGCAGGGCTGCGCCTTCGGCGGCATGTTCTGCGGCGGCCAGACCTGGACGCGGGCGAACTAA
- a CDS encoding cupin domain-containing protein, protein MDITLAGTRPTRRAPKEHFTGTVWQDPINMAPAPARLNVSRVAFEPGARTNWHHHPLGQTLYVISGVGRVQTKGGPVQEIRPGDTVWIPPGEVHWHGASPTNGMCHIAMQEALDGVYSTWLEPVTDAEYGAALG, encoded by the coding sequence ATGGACATCACGCTCGCCGGCACGCGGCCGACCCGCCGCGCGCCGAAGGAACATTTCACCGGCACCGTATGGCAGGACCCCATCAACATGGCCCCTGCGCCTGCGCGGCTGAACGTCTCGCGCGTCGCGTTCGAGCCGGGCGCGCGCACCAACTGGCACCATCATCCGCTGGGTCAGACGCTCTACGTGATCTCGGGCGTCGGCCGCGTCCAGACCAAGGGCGGCCCGGTCCAGGAAATCCGTCCCGGCGACACCGTCTGGATTCCGCCGGGTGAAGTGCACTGGCACGGCGCCTCGCCGACCAACGGCATGTGCCACATCGCCATGCAGGAAGCGCTCGACGGCGTCTATTCGACCTGGCTGGAGCCGGTCACGGACGCGGAGTACGGGGCGGCGTTGGGCTGA
- a CDS encoding carbohydrate ABC transporter permease, producing the protein MADVVVEQGQAVRAARARKPKSLRNVLGRKSTVAFFLTLPLILLIALLVLYPAVYSVHLATLNKSMQKFVGFGNFLFLFKRDTFWMVVKQSCIFAVTAVFFKALIGFIVAHFVHNIPAKGQRKWRGMLLVPWVIPPAMSTLAWLWLFDPSYSAFNYTLSFFGIGPINWLGDNVWARFSVILVNIWYGAPFFMIMYLAALKSVPDQLYEAAAIDGANWWQKIWYVTLPMMRNIIAITALFSLIVTFANFDIVRILTSGGPLDQTHIFATWAFKVGIEGSDIPLGASVSLFMVPILAIAAIFILRDVSKRGNEA; encoded by the coding sequence ATGGCCGATGTCGTCGTTGAGCAAGGTCAAGCGGTCCGTGCGGCCCGCGCGCGCAAGCCGAAGAGCCTCCGCAACGTCCTGGGACGAAAATCGACGGTCGCGTTCTTCCTGACGCTGCCGCTGATCCTGCTGATAGCGCTGCTGGTGCTCTATCCCGCCGTCTACTCCGTCCATCTCGCGACGCTGAACAAGTCGATGCAGAAGTTCGTCGGCTTCGGCAACTTCCTGTTCCTGTTCAAGCGCGACACCTTCTGGATGGTGGTGAAGCAATCCTGCATCTTCGCCGTCACGGCCGTGTTCTTCAAGGCGCTGATCGGATTCATCGTCGCCCACTTCGTGCACAACATTCCGGCCAAGGGGCAGCGCAAATGGCGCGGCATGCTGCTGGTGCCCTGGGTGATCCCGCCCGCAATGAGCACGCTGGCCTGGCTGTGGCTGTTCGATCCCTCCTATAGCGCCTTCAACTACACGCTCTCATTCTTCGGCATCGGCCCGATCAATTGGCTCGGCGACAATGTTTGGGCGCGCTTTTCCGTCATCCTCGTCAACATCTGGTACGGCGCGCCGTTCTTCATGATCATGTATCTGGCCGCGCTGAAATCGGTGCCGGACCAGCTCTACGAGGCCGCGGCGATCGACGGCGCCAATTGGTGGCAGAAGATCTGGTACGTCACGCTGCCGATGATGCGGAACATCATCGCGATCACGGCGCTGTTCTCGCTGATCGTGACCTTCGCCAATTTCGACATCGTTCGCATCCTGACCTCGGGCGGCCCGCTCGACCAGACGCATATCTTCGCCACCTGGGCCTTCAAGGTCGGCATCGAAGGCAGCGACATTCCGCTCGGCGCCAGCGTCTCGCTGTTCATGGTGCCGATCCTCGCCATCGCAGCGATCTTTATCCTGCGCGATGTCTCCAAACGCGGGAATGAAGCCTGA